The Coffea arabica cultivar ET-39 chromosome 6e, Coffea Arabica ET-39 HiFi, whole genome shotgun sequence genome contains the following window.
TGAAAATTTACGTGTCCCATTGTTATGGAGTATTAGATGATTTGAGAGATGTTCTTTAGCTTACTGTTTGGTCCTAAACAAAAATGATTTGACTTTTGCCTTTGTGTTTGTATGCTGAATGATCCTTTAATGTCTTGCACAGGCTCGAACTATCTTTAAATTTCATTGGAAATAATACTTTGATAGACCTAGAAACATTAATTTCATcgattgtttttgacttttactGCATTGTCATGTTATTGACTATCATAGTTAGGACCAAAGACCAGTTAAAGAGTATTTCCCCAGCTTCTACTGTCTTGGTTCTAATTTTCCACATGTTTTGGGGCTCAACAAGTAGAATCTGCACTCATGATTTGTTTGATATAATTTGGTTTCTgcttaaattttggttttaggaaCTGGTCATGCACTGATTAATTCCCGGCACAAATAAGCACTTTTGAGTTCCATACCTTGGTTCATTGAAAGGAGATTGTTCAATGGACGGATCCTAACTTGGGGGTACAGAGACTTTTAACATACCTCAGTCTTCAATTGTTTTGCAGCTTCCTTGTTATATTAGTTTCTCTGGTTTTGCACATGGACATGGACATTGCTTTAATTACCCTACTGCCATAATAGTTCGCACATGGACATGGTTTTTCAACATGATGACAATTAAGATCTTCCTTGTtctattaattttaaaattgagAGTTATAgggaatttttcaattttttttaacacaacAAATTCACATTGGCACAGCTAGAAAATTTCCAGTAATCAACTGTAAGTGACTGGCTTCTAGCATCCTTACAAtaggtattaaaaaaaaagccatATTTTTTAGCCATTTAATGTGCTAGTAACCTCCAAAGGGTCACCAGCATGTaactttagaaaaattttgtatcCTCCCTTGTTATTTGCGTTGGGGAACAAATGACAAGTCTATGTAAcattggtataaaatgtattttaataaaaaggTTCAATTAAATGTGCAATTAGGTTGAAAAGAACCATAAGCTGAGTTAGAAAGGTAAATTTCTTATGTACAAGGGGCTgaaattatatttaaaaaagtagaaaatcgTCAAGAGATCAAATTACTTGCTGAAAAAGATAATAAAGTCAAAATACATAATTTTCGTTGTCAAACCCTACATTCCTAATCCCTCGTTCAGGTGGCTGCCAAACAGAGCACCTCTTCAGCTCTTCTTCTCTTATTAACTAAAACAAAGCcactcttcctcttcctcttagATTAGATGCCATCGTTACAAAATCTCCTCCTCTGCCATTGAAAGAGAATCAACAGCCGGTACTTATTAAGCGAAAAGACAGCAGGTATGGTGagtgtttttcttttcaaatgtcTAGCagccttcttcttctttctttctcatcCGTAGAGCCACCCTGCTGATAGTTCtaatcttgtaattcatttttcAGCCTTGGTTTGAATTTTTAGGCGTTTGGTTGTTCTTTTTTTACTTTAAAATTGCTTGTAATTTTCtattaaattgcttttttttttgggttttggagTGGCTGTAATTGGACATATTTCATAGTGAACTTTGGCATTTTTAAGGTTTGAACGATCAGGTCGTAAAGATAGTGATGAAGTTGATGATAATTGTATACTGGTACTTTGTGTTGATAATGAAGAAAGTTGGATGTTAGGATTCTTGGCCTTATACCCGAGTTGGAAATTCGATGATGAAGATTTTTAAGCCTTGTTCCAAGTTTAAAAACATTGTTTACAACTACTGTCTATCGGAATTTAGTAATTTGTTTTCTAGGAAGAAATGATGGTGGAGGAGAAACGAGAAGTAGAAGAAGAGGAGGTAAaggtggtggaggaggaggaggaggaggaaagaaTTCAGAGCTTCAAAGAATTGGGAGTGTGCTCAGAGCTGGTGGAGGCGTGCGACAATTTGGGATGGAAAGCACCCACAAGGATTCAGATGGAGGCCATTCCCCACGCCATTCAAGGGAGCGACATCATTGGACTTGCCCAAACTGGTTCGGGTAAAACCGCTGCCTTTGCTCTGCCAATTCTCCAAGCTCTTCTTCAAGCTCCCCAACCTTTCTTTGCCTGTGTCCTTTCTCCCACACGGTTTctatttcttcccttttcctttaTCTTATTTATCTATTCACTTATGTAATTCTTCTGCACGGTAcgatttttttctaaaatttatatTGTTTTTGCTTACAGAGAGCTGGCTATTCAAATTTCTGAACAGTTTGAAGCTTTGGGATCAGGGATTGGAGTCAAGTGTGCTGTGGTCtgccttctttttctcttttccatttttttccctttgggaAACTTTAACCTTATAGATCAATTTCTTCAAACCAAAATAGAAATGTTAATGCTTATGATTCCCCctgccttttatttttttaaaattattttgtacacttcaaaattttgtttctgTAACTGAAGAGATTACTGTTGCTTATGTAGTAGATTAACTTGTGGTGTACAATTATTTTCCAGCTTGTTGGAGGAGTTGCCCAAACTGACCAGAGCATTGCCCTTGCTAAGCGCCCCCATATTGTTGTCAGTTTCattcttcctcctttttttccctcctttttcagcttttctattttcttcttcattttagGAGTTTCTCTTTACTGCTTCATTTCCAAAGCCACATCCATTTTCTTTGCTGCTTATACTTATCTTTTCCATCTTTCCTCAATTTTAGGTGGCAACCCCTGGTCGCCTCATTGATCATCTTTCGAATACTAAAGGTTTTACGCTGCGTATGTTGAAGTACTTGGTAAGTTTCCTTCATATGTGGAAAACATTTGGAGTTgtgttttgataatttttttctcTATGTTAGGTATATGCTTGTAAAACCCCTGCGTGCATGCCTTAGGACTTGAAAAAAGTTTGTTGTTATTTTGGACTGATGGGTCATTTGCTTCCAAGATAGCTGTGTATACAAGTTTGCATACTTTGAACATGTGtgactctctctctttctcctgaTTTGATCCCAATTTCTGCCAAAAATGCAAAAGATCAGGCTCTGTATGATGTGAAATACTTGTTGCTCTGGATATGATGGTTCCTCATCTTTCTTAAAAGGACATTAATCCTGTGTTTTAATGGCAGGTATTGGATGAAGCAGACAGGTTGCTGAATGAGGATTTTGAGAAATCACTAGATGAGATATTGAATGTTATTCCTCGTGAAAGGAAGACATATTTGTTTTCTGCTACCATGACAAAGAAGGTATATggtcaattaattattttgttttgcttgTGCAGAACTATATTAGCTGATCTTTTCTGTGTCGTGTAGCTGTGAGCTGAGCTCAATATTAAGAGAAATCACTGGCAAACAAGTGCAAGTGTTATGTTGTTCTGTAAAAAGTACCATGGTACTGAAAAAACTGTGATTCTTGTTTTACAGGTCAAGAAGCTCCAGAGGGCATGTCTGAGGAATCCTGTGAAGGTAGTATGGTTGTTACCCCACTATTCTGGATGTTCTTTGGGAGTGGATGATctgactttgtttgcattttctttCAGATAGAAGCTGCATCTAAGTATTCCACAGTGGATACGCTTAAGCAACAGTATCGCTTTGTTCCTGCAAAGTATAAGGTATGCCTTTTCTGCAGTGTCACATTTCTGTTAGTTGATTGAGCATATGCTTGTGTGCTTGCATTGTTTCTGCATGCCATAATATGTGTTTCCACTCTGTTACTGAAATTCGTTTGGGCAAATATGCTAAATCACTcattgttcttttctttctttcttctgaaATCAAATTACTTGCCGTGCAGGAATGCTATCTTGTTTATATTCTAACTGAGATGTCTGGAAGCACATCGATGGTGTTTACACGTACATGTGATGCAACTGGTCTTTTGGCTTTGATGCTGAGGAACCTGGGCTTAAGGGCCATCCCTATTAGTGGCCATATGACCCAGGTATGGCCACTAAGTGTGTTGAGAATTTGTCATAGTGAAGTTCGTTTTCAACTGCATATGTTTCTGGTTAATCGTTTATTGCTTCTCTATTTAGCGTGCTCTCAGGTTTTGATTTCTCTGGACAGGCAAAAAGACTCGGAGCCTTGAACAAGTTTAAGGGTGGAGAATGTAATATCCTCATTTGTACTGATGTTGCTAGTAGAGGGCTAGATATTCCATCTGTTGATATGGTTATTAATTATGATATCCCCACAAACTCAAAGGTCAgtttctttccttgtttttcaaGTTGGCATTCTAAATTCATGTTTCCCAtactctaaaattttttaagttCTTGATAACTGCTTCAGTCAAGATTTAACTTTGACTACCTCTGTTTTGTCTGCCGTTGCAGCATTGTTGTCTCTTCTCAAGGAATTATCTTTGCCCTTTCTCTATCTTGTGCTGTTCTGGATGCTGACTGCTTGCCACGTGCCTTTGCTTCTAAATTGCATTTTATGTTTCAGTATCATGTTAAGTTATGGAAGAAATGTTCTGTGCTCTTTTCCCTcttatttactattattttgactaggccTTTACACCTTATTGGGCTTTGCCTTCCTATCATCTTTGACGGTGCTGTTTTTTCCTGTTCTAATGGCATTTGTCGTAATTCATGGACGACTAAGTTGTGCTTTGTCAAAAATGGGCAGCTTGACCTAAGGGCATGGGGAAGTTAGGAGAGGGTGTCAGGATGTGGGTTTGTGTCTGATTCCTTGCGGTTACTGGATTGTGTTTTGTTGTATCTATGAAACAGACATCTTTGTGATTTATTATCTGTAAAAAGTTTTGCTTACTTATATAATGTGCTATACCTTATTGAATGAATGCTCTCCAGGACTATATACATCGGGTTGGAAGAACTGCTCGTGCAGGACGATCAGGTGTTGCCATTTCATTAGTCAATCAGTATGAGTTGGAGTGGTATATACAAATAGAGAAGCTCATTGGTATGAACACATCCTGTACTCTATGAGCGTTTTGTAGATGTGATGTAATCTTTGTTCTTCGGATTTACATTTTTATGTTTCAGGGAAGAAGTTACCCGAATTCCCAGCTCAAGAAGAAGAAGTCTTGCTTCTGTTGGAGCGGGTCACGGAGGCTAAAAGAATCTCTCAAATGGTACAAAGTTGTATTTTTGGTTTTAAACATCTTTGCAATAACTGATTTGGGTTGCCTTGCACCTAGCTGctactctctctccctcttccttcctctccctCTCCATCATGATGGCATTTGCTTCGGTCCTTGGCGCCCCCTTCCTCCCTCTCACAAATTAGCATTCTGCCCTTAGAAACGTGCACTAGTTGACTATTTCTATGATTTATCTTTGACAGAAACTCAAAGAAACTGGTGGGAAGAAGAAACGAAGGGGAGGAGATGACGTCGACGAAGATGTTGATAGATATTTAGGTTTGAAGAATGGGAAAgcaaaaaagtttaaaaatcgATGATGATAGAATGAATGCAGCAGTAGCTTACAGGGTTTTCAGATATTAGCAATCGGAAATATGAAAAGCTTAGGAAGAGATCATGAAGGGGGACGATTTGAAAATGTAAAATCATTTAAGAAGCCTGAGTAAAGATCCCTACCAATTTTGTTCCATTTTAATCCTAGATGGGGTACGATagaattt
Protein-coding sequences here:
- the LOC113694104 gene encoding DEAD-box ATP-dependent RNA helicase 10-like isoform X1, producing the protein MEEMMVEEKREVEEEEVKVVEEEEEEERIQSFKELGVCSELVEACDNLGWKAPTRIQMEAIPHAIQGSDIIGLAQTGSGKTAAFALPILQALLQAPQPFFACVLSPTRELAIQISEQFEALGSGIGVKCAVLVGGVAQTDQSIALAKRPHIVVATPGRLIDHLSNTKGFTLRMLKYLVLDEADRLLNEDFEKSLDEILNVIPRERKTYLFSATMTKKVKKLQRACLRNPVKIEAASKYSTVDTLKQQYRFVPAKYKECYLVYILTEMSGSTSMVFTRTCDATGLLALMLRNLGLRAIPISGHMTQVWPLSVLRICHSEAKRLGALNKFKGGECNILICTDVASRGLDIPSVDMVINYDIPTNSKDYIHRVGRTARAGRSGVAISLVNQYELEWYIQIEKLIGKKLPEFPAQEEEVLLLLERVTEAKRISQMKLKETGGKKKRRGGDDVDEDVDRYLGLKNGKAKKFKNR
- the LOC113694104 gene encoding DEAD-box ATP-dependent RNA helicase 10-like isoform X3; the encoded protein is MEEMMVEEKREVEEEEVKVVEEEEEEERIQSFKELGVCSELVEACDNLGWKAPTRIQMEAIPHAIQGSDIIGLAQTGSGKTAAFALPILQALLQAPQPFFACVLSPTRELAIQISEQFEALGSGIGVKCAVLVGGVAQTDQSIALAKRPHIVVATPGRLIDHLSNTKGFTLRMLKYLVLDEADRLLNEDFEKSLDEILNVIPRERKTYLFSATMTKKVKKLQRACLRNPVKIEAASKYSTVDTLKQQYRFVPAKYKECYLVYILTEMSGSTSMVFTRTCDATGLLALMLRNLGLRAIPISGHMTQAKRLGALNKFKGGECNILICTDVASRGLDIPSVDMVINYDIPTNSKDYIHRVGRTARAGRSGVAISLVNQYELEWYIQIEKLIGKKLPEFPAQEEEVLLLLERVTEAKRISQMKLKETGGKKKRRGGDDVDEDVDRYLGLKNGKAKKFKNR
- the LOC113694104 gene encoding DEAD-box ATP-dependent RNA helicase 10-like isoform X2, whose translation is MMVEEKREVEEEEVKVVEEEEEEERIQSFKELGVCSELVEACDNLGWKAPTRIQMEAIPHAIQGSDIIGLAQTGSGKTAAFALPILQALLQAPQPFFACVLSPTRELAIQISEQFEALGSGIGVKCAVLVGGVAQTDQSIALAKRPHIVVATPGRLIDHLSNTKGFTLRMLKYLVLDEADRLLNEDFEKSLDEILNVIPRERKTYLFSATMTKKVKKLQRACLRNPVKIEAASKYSTVDTLKQQYRFVPAKYKECYLVYILTEMSGSTSMVFTRTCDATGLLALMLRNLGLRAIPISGHMTQVWPLSVLRICHSEAKRLGALNKFKGGECNILICTDVASRGLDIPSVDMVINYDIPTNSKDYIHRVGRTARAGRSGVAISLVNQYELEWYIQIEKLIGKKLPEFPAQEEEVLLLLERVTEAKRISQMKLKETGGKKKRRGGDDVDEDVDRYLGLKNGKAKKFKNR
- the LOC113694104 gene encoding DEAD-box ATP-dependent RNA helicase 10-like isoform X4, translating into MMVEEKREVEEEEVKVVEEEEEEERIQSFKELGVCSELVEACDNLGWKAPTRIQMEAIPHAIQGSDIIGLAQTGSGKTAAFALPILQALLQAPQPFFACVLSPTRELAIQISEQFEALGSGIGVKCAVLVGGVAQTDQSIALAKRPHIVVATPGRLIDHLSNTKGFTLRMLKYLVLDEADRLLNEDFEKSLDEILNVIPRERKTYLFSATMTKKVKKLQRACLRNPVKIEAASKYSTVDTLKQQYRFVPAKYKECYLVYILTEMSGSTSMVFTRTCDATGLLALMLRNLGLRAIPISGHMTQAKRLGALNKFKGGECNILICTDVASRGLDIPSVDMVINYDIPTNSKDYIHRVGRTARAGRSGVAISLVNQYELEWYIQIEKLIGKKLPEFPAQEEEVLLLLERVTEAKRISQMKLKETGGKKKRRGGDDVDEDVDRYLGLKNGKAKKFKNR